One window from the genome of Diospyros lotus cultivar Yz01 chromosome 11, ASM1463336v1, whole genome shotgun sequence encodes:
- the LOC127813112 gene encoding 40S ribosomal protein S4-3-like, with protein MARGLKKHLKRLNAPKHWMLDKLGGAFAPKPSSGPHKSRECLPLILILRNRLKYALTYREVIAILMQRHVLVDGKVRTDKTYPVGFMDVVSIPKTNENFRLLYDTKGRFRLHSLRDEEAKFKLCKVRSIQFGQKGIPYLNTYDGRTIRYPDPLIKANDTIKLDLETNKIVDFIKFDVGNVVMVTGGRNRGRVGVIKNREKHKGSFETIHVQDATGQEFATRMGNVFTIGKGTKPWVSLPKGKGIKLSIIEEARKRIAAQAGAAA; from the exons ATG GCTAGAGGTTTGAAGAAGCATTTGAAGAGGCTCAATGCTCCCAAACATTGGATGCTTGACAAGCTTGGTGGTGCATTT GCGCCCAAGCCATCATCTGGACCCCATAAGTCAAGGGAATGCCTACCCTTGATTCTTATCCTTCGAAACAGGCTGAAATATGCTCTCACATACCGCGAAGTCATTGCAATCTTGATGCAACGTCATGTTCTTGTTGACGGGAAGGTCAGGACAGATAAAACATACCCTGTTGGTTTCATGG ATGTTGTATCTATTCCCAAGACGAATGAGAATTTCCGTCTCCTTTATGACACAAAGGGTCGATTCCGACTCCACTCCCTCAGAGATGAAGAGGCCAAG TTTAAGCTTTGCAAAGTTCGCTCAATACAGTTTGGGCAGAAAGGCATTCCATACCTCAACACTTATGATGGGCGGACTATCCGTTACCCTGACCCGCTTATCAAGGCCAATGATACCATCAAACTTGACCTAGAGACAAACAAGATTGTTGATTTCATCAAGTTTGATGTGGGGAATGTTGTCATGGTGACTGGAGGAAGGAATAGAGGCCGTGTTGGTGTCATCAAGAACAGGGAGAAGCATAAGGGAAGCTTTGAGACCATCCACGTCCAGGATGCAACTGGCCAGGAGTTTGCCACTCGTATGGGAAATGTCTTCACCATCGGAAAAGGTACAAAGCCGTGGGTGTCACTTCCCAAGGGCAAGGGTATCAAGTTGTCCATCATAGAGGAGGCTAGAAAGAGGATTGCTGCCCAAGCAGGTGCAGCTGCATAA
- the LOC127813111 gene encoding DEAD-box ATP-dependent RNA helicase 35, whose translation MEGDDDYVEYIPVAKRRAMEAQKILQRKGKSSAFEDETERLKLAEAKPSLLVKASQLKRDQPEISPTEQMVQQEKEMIEHLSDRKTLMSVRELAKGITYKEPLLTGWKPPLRIRRMPRKECDAIRKQWHIIVDGEDIPPPIKNFKEMLFPEPILNMLKAKGIVQPTPIQVQGLPVVLSGRDMIGIAFTGSGKTLVFVLPLIMVALQEELMMPVVPGEGPFGLIICPSRELARQTYEVVEQFLVPMREYGFPELRPLLCIGGVDMRTQLEVVKKGVHIVVATPGRLKDMLAKKKMSLDNCRYLTLDEADRLVDLGFEDDIREVFDHFKAQRQTLLFSATMPTKIQNFARSALVKPVTVNVGRAGAANLDVIQEVEYVKQEAKIVYLLECLQKTPPPVLIFCENKADVDDIHEYLLLKGVEAVAIHGGKDQEEREYAISSFKAGKKDVLVATDVASKGLDFPEIQHVINYDMPAEIENYVHRIGRTGRCGKTGIATTFINKNQSETTLLDLKHLLQEAKQRIPPVLAELNDPMEDVDAITNASGVKGCAYCGGLGHRIRDCPKLEHQKSQAIASSRRDYFGSGGYRGEM comes from the exons ATGGAGGGAGATGATGACTATGTGGAATACATTCCAGTGGCCAAGCGTAGAGCAATGGAAGCACAGAAGATACTCCAGCGCAAGGGGAAATCTTCAGCATTTGAAGATGAAACTGAGAGGTTAAAACTTGCTGAAGCTAAACCAAGTTTGCTTGTGAAGGCCTCTCAGCTTAAGCGTGACCAGCCGGAGATTAGTCCCACAGAACAAATGGTGCAGCAAGAGAAGGAAATGATCGAACACCTGTCAGATAGGAAGACATTGATGTCTGTTCGTGAGCTTGCAAAAGGAATAACTTATAAGGAGCCCCTGTTGACAGGATGGAAACCACCTCTACGAATTAGAAGGATGCCAAGAAAAGAATGTGATGCCATTCGGAAGCAGTGGCATATTATTGTTGATGGTGAAGATATCCCCCCaccaattaaaaatttcaaggaaaTGCTGTTTCCAGAGCCAATTCTGAACATGTTGAAAGCTAAAGGAATTGTACAACCAACACCTATTCAAGTGCAAGGGCTTCCTGTTGTCTTGTCAGGTAGAGATATGATAGGGATTGCTTTTACGGGTTCTGGCAAAACATTAGTTTTTGTTCTGCCGTTGATCATGGTGGCACTGCAAGAAGAGTTGATGATGCCTGTTGTTCCTGGCGAAGGGCCATTTGGATTGATAATTTGTCCATCTAGGGAGCTTGCTAGGCAAACTTATGAGGTTGTGGAGCAATTTTTGGTTCCAATGAGGGAGTATGGCTTTCCAGAACTGAGGCCATTGCTCTGCATTGGTGGTGTTGATATGCGGACGCAATTGGAGGTTGTGAAGAAGGGTGTGCATATCGTTGTTGCCACCCCTGGGAGGTTGAAGGACATGCTcgcaaagaagaagatgagcctTGACAATTGTAG GTATTTAACTTTAGACGAAGCAGATAGATTGGTGGATCTGGGATTTGAGGATGACATAAGAGAGGTGTTTGATCACTTCAAAGCTCAAAGGCAGACCCTTCTGTTTTCTGCAACCATGCCGACAAAGATTCAGAACTTTGCTAGAAGTGCTTTGGTTAAACCTGTTACTGTTAATGTGGGGAGGGCTGGAGCAGCAAATCTTGATGTGATCCAAGAGGTGGAGTACGTGAAACAAGAAGCAAAGATCGTGTATCTTCTCGAGTGCTTGCAGAAGACCCCTCCTCCCGTTTTAATTTTCTGTGAGAATAAAGCGGATGTTGATGATATCCATGAATATCTTCTCTTGAAAGGAGTCGAAGCAGTTGCCATTCACGGAGGGAAGGATCAAGAGGAGAGAGAGTACGCCATTTCATCGTTTAAAGCAGGCAAGAAAGACGTATTGGTGGCAACAGATGTCGCCTCGAAGGGGTTGGATTTTCCGGAGATTCAGCATGTCATTAACTATGACATGCCTGCTGAAATAGAGAATTATGTGCATAGGATTGGACGAACAGGAAGATGCGGGAAGACTGGAATCGCTACGACATTCATCAACAAGAATCAGAGTGAGACGACTCTGCTTGACTTGAAGCACTTGTTGCAAGAAGCAAAGCAGAGAATACCACCAGTACTGGCAGAGCTGAATGATCCCATGGAAGACGTTGATGCAATCACCAACGCGAGCGGGGTTAAAGGCTGTGCCTACTGTGGCGGTCTTGGTCATCGTATTCGTGATTGCCCCAAATTAGAACATCAGAAGAGCCAGGCAATTGCCAGCTCTAGGAGGGATTATTTCGGATCAGGAGGCTATAGGGGAGAGATGTGA